Proteins from a single region of Chryseobacterium sp. W4I1:
- a CDS encoding SusE domain-containing protein produces the protein MKHIFRLLTIAFIGLLVISCEKDEDQAVINETTTAKISSDKSTIVLNELIANDAVINFTWTKPTFNIAVVSSQQIEFGIKGNNFKKSATVDFSNDVTSGSVTHATMNAAMFSIGAVPDAVNDIEARLKTSVGSAAFYSNVIVLKVTPYTPNPDLVYPKINVPGSYAGAAGYANWTPANSPNLFSPGKNDEYRGFIWINTVAGAEDGKYKFAINQDWPGNKGDDGTKTGKLKADGDNIKATAAGTYYVKVNWATNTYSSVLANFGIIGDATPTGWGSDTDLVYNPATKTFVINSIVLSNTGVFKFRANDDWAMKFQPKDADQTLASGTAVQSYLSSENTVTGDPAYKVSQAGNYKIELDLHNSAYYKLTVTKL, from the coding sequence ATGAAACATATATTTAGATTATTAACCATAGCCTTTATTGGTTTGCTGGTTATTTCCTGCGAAAAAGATGAAGATCAGGCAGTGATTAACGAAACAACAACTGCTAAAATTTCTTCTGATAAAAGCACGATAGTTCTTAATGAGCTTATTGCCAATGATGCTGTGATTAATTTTACCTGGACAAAACCAACTTTTAATATTGCTGTAGTTTCTTCCCAGCAAATAGAATTTGGAATTAAAGGCAATAATTTTAAAAAAAGCGCTACTGTTGATTTCTCCAATGACGTAACATCAGGTTCTGTTACTCATGCGACAATGAATGCTGCAATGTTCAGTATCGGAGCTGTTCCTGATGCAGTAAATGATATCGAGGCAAGATTGAAAACCTCAGTGGGATCAGCAGCTTTTTACTCCAATGTAATTGTGCTTAAGGTAACTCCCTATACTCCAAATCCGGATTTGGTATATCCTAAGATAAATGTTCCTGGTAGTTATGCAGGAGCAGCAGGTTATGCAAACTGGACTCCGGCCAACTCACCTAATTTGTTCTCTCCTGGAAAGAATGATGAATACAGAGGATTTATATGGATCAATACCGTTGCAGGTGCTGAAGATGGAAAATATAAGTTTGCGATCAATCAGGACTGGCCGGGAAATAAAGGGGATGATGGGACCAAGACAGGAAAACTGAAAGCTGATGGTGACAATATAAAAGCTACTGCTGCAGGAACTTATTATGTTAAAGTAAACTGGGCCACAAATACTTATTCTTCCGTATTGGCAAACTTTGGAATTATTGGAGATGCCACACCTACAGGTTGGGGATCAGATACCGATTTGGTATATAACCCTGCTACCAAAACTTTTGTGATCAATTCAATTGTATTATCCAATACCGGAGTATTTAAATTCAGAGCCAATGATGATTGGGCAATGAAGTTCCAACCAAAAGATGCTGATCAGACTTTGGCTTCAGGAACTGCTGTTCAGTCTTATTTAAGTTCAGAGAATACAGTAACAGGAGATCCTGCATATAAAGTTTCACAGGCAGGAAACTATAAAATAGAATTGGATCTTCATAATTCAGCCTATTACAAGTTAACGGTTACAAAATTGTAA
- a CDS encoding RagB/SusD family nutrient uptake outer membrane protein produces MRRFKTNIITVAALVSILTVTSCVNDLEQVPITDVTSASVFTNFENYPMALAKIYGGFANGGQSANGGSSDINGIDGNFSQYTRILYSLQTLPTDEAVIAWNDGTLQTMHKMTWDSSSEFVEGGYYRLFTQIATSNEFLRNVTDEKLTANNITGANLTEAKYMRAEVRYLRALSYFYALDLFGNVPFVDETYLPGSINPPKRITRAELFNFVESELLAVAGELKDPKANVYGRADKAAAWALLARLYLNSNVYNGSNHYTDCITYCNKIIQAGYSLKPKYGDLFLADNDKNNPEVIFPIAFDGVHIQTSGGTTYLIHAGIGGSMPASDFGVSGGWGGLRTTKAYVNLFAASTSDQRGNFYTAGQNLEINDLGVFTDGYGFIKFKNLTSSGAPGSDASGNFCDTDIPIFRLADVYLMYAEATLRGGSGGSAATALGYVNALRTRAGALTVASINTDYILDERGRELGWEMTRRTDLIRYGKFTGGSYLWPWKGGIKDGKSVEEYRNLYPIPAKDIIANPNLIQNPGY; encoded by the coding sequence ATGAGACGATTTAAAACAAATATAATAACAGTTGCAGCCTTAGTAAGTATTTTAACTGTAACTTCTTGTGTTAACGATTTAGAACAGGTGCCAATTACGGATGTCACTTCCGCAAGTGTTTTTACTAATTTTGAGAATTATCCAATGGCTCTGGCTAAAATCTATGGAGGATTTGCGAATGGTGGACAATCTGCGAATGGAGGTAGCTCAGATATCAACGGTATTGACGGAAACTTTTCACAGTATACAAGGATCTTATACTCCTTACAAACATTGCCTACGGATGAAGCAGTAATAGCATGGAATGATGGAACGCTTCAAACAATGCATAAAATGACCTGGGATTCTTCAAGTGAATTTGTAGAAGGAGGTTATTACAGACTTTTTACACAAATTGCTACAAGTAATGAATTCCTAAGAAATGTAACCGATGAAAAATTGACTGCAAATAATATTACAGGTGCTAATCTTACAGAAGCTAAATATATGAGGGCTGAAGTAAGATACTTACGTGCTTTATCCTATTTTTATGCATTAGATCTTTTTGGAAATGTTCCTTTTGTCGATGAAACATATCTTCCCGGATCTATAAACCCACCTAAAAGAATTACGCGTGCAGAACTTTTTAATTTTGTTGAAAGTGAGCTACTTGCAGTGGCAGGAGAACTGAAAGATCCTAAAGCAAACGTATATGGCAGAGCAGATAAAGCAGCGGCGTGGGCTCTGTTAGCTCGTTTATATCTGAATTCGAACGTTTATAATGGATCAAACCACTATACAGATTGTATTACCTATTGCAATAAAATAATACAGGCAGGATACTCCTTAAAACCAAAATATGGAGATTTGTTCCTTGCTGATAATGATAAAAACAATCCGGAAGTTATTTTTCCTATTGCCTTTGATGGAGTTCATATTCAGACATCAGGAGGTACGACATATCTGATTCATGCAGGTATTGGTGGAAGTATGCCTGCTTCTGATTTTGGTGTTAGTGGAGGATGGGGTGGCTTAAGGACTACAAAAGCATATGTAAATTTATTTGCAGCATCAACTTCTGATCAGAGAGGTAATTTTTATACTGCAGGGCAGAATTTAGAAATTAATGATCTGGGAGTGTTTACAGACGGCTATGGATTTATTAAATTTAAAAATCTGACAAGTAGTGGAGCTCCAGGGTCTGATGCTTCAGGAAATTTCTGTGATACAGATATTCCAATCTTCAGATTAGCTGATGTATATCTTATGTATGCAGAAGCTACTTTGAGAGGAGGAAGTGGAGGTAGCGCAGCTACAGCACTTGGATATGTAAATGCCTTAAGAACACGTGCAGGAGCATTAACAGTCGCTTCAATAAATACGGATTATATATTAGATGAGCGAGGAAGAGAATTAGGCTGGGAAATGACAAGAAGAACCGACCTTATCCGTTACGGTAAATTTACGGGCGGCTCGTATTTATGGCCATGGAAAGGAGGGATAAAAGATGGGAAAAGTGTAGAAGAATATAGAAACCTTTATCCAATTCCGGCAAAAGATATTATAGCCAATCCTAATCTGATTCAGAATCCTGGATATTAA